The segment TCGGTGGATTACTTTTGAGTATTTGAAGTATTTGGTTTTGTTGTTCAGGAGTATGGGGATTCTTAAGAGTTTGCATAAGTTGATGTAATACATGCTTGTGCATGCTGCTTTGGGGGCCAATTTGATTAACCGGACCACCGAGAACTCCAGCTTGCCTAGGCATCTGTCCTCCCATAGCTATTGCTGGCTGTCCTTgatgttgttgctgctgctgcattAACTGTTGCGGGGTTTGCTGTCTCAAACCAGGATTCTGTTGCATCAGTGCACTTGGCTGATACCTACTGTAAATAAAGGTGTAGCTTTAATATCTCTTTTTATGATACATATCTGTGTAcggtattttaattattattattaattattcaatagCTCACCTTGCTGTCCATTGATCCATTGGAATAAGATGTGTACCGCCAGGATTTGGCATTTGTACAGGCATTGGCCGTTGCATTGGAGGTGGTGGCATTACGCCACCCGTTTGTCCTCCTACGCCAACTCCTCCACCAACTCCACCACCTGGCGTTACTTTACCATAACCATGCGGTACCTGTTGCCGTGCAGCTTCTTCTTGTACTTGCTTAACAACTTGGAGAACGTGAGCAGGTGGCGTTTGAGTTCCAGGTTTCAATCCTATTCCAGGTTGATGTGGCGAAGGTAAATTGGTAGGACTGACACCTGGTTTCATAGCAACACCTGTGGTCATAGTAACGTTTGAACTCTGTTGTCCGGATTGCATCGCTCCCACTGGACCTGTGGGTCTGCTATTCATCGCAGCCATTCGTCTCCTGAAACAGatcaaaaagaaagatatacatCTAACTTATATACATAGGATATACAGTTATCTttggaaattattattctaacgttgttgttgttgtttttattattattattattattattattactattactactactactactactactactactagtAGTAGTACTACTACTGACGTATTTACCTTAACAACTGCGCTTGTTGTAGCCGCTGTTGAAGCTGTTGTTGTTTCAGCTTATGTTTGATGTTCGAACAGAATGGAACAAGACATTTAGTCTCTTGGCAGTGTTTAGCATGATAACAGCACAACGCTATCAATTGTTTACAAATTGGACAGCCACCGTTCGTCTTTCGTTTGCAAACTTTAGTATGCGTTACTACTCTCTTCATCTTCTGACAACTTGTTAAACGACAATTCGCATCTCTACATTGGCACGCGTGCACCAACGATTGAATACATCTTTGAATTGAAAGTTTACGTGCCtcctattataaaataaaaatatttattataaatattcatggcaaaattattgatatattcagttaataaaaatatatttttacctgtGGATTAGCTTGTTTAGCATCGGCCGGCGATGAACCATCATCCAAATCTAAACCAAGTTTTTCCATGTGATGAGGATGACCATCTTTTTCTTTACAGCTTATACACAGATCAAAATCCTagcataataaataataatattagacTGTTTGAAAATAGGATGAAACATATTTACAGATGATTGTTTTAATACTTACATCACAAACCGTACAATGATATCTTGTTTCTACATGGCTCTTACAATTATTGCAAGTATAAACAAATTTGTCTTGACCTTGGTTGTGCAATTCGTATAGCATAGACATAGAACTAAATTTCGCGCGCCTTAAGGAAGAGAATTCATAATGTCTTTCTCTAGCCATTGTAAGAAAAGCATCGCGGCCATCCATAAGATCACAATTAATAACTGGATCAGGATCTTGAATAGGCTAAAACGTGCATTATTTTCGAACGTAAGAATACCAttcgattattaaaaaaaataaataaatataaattaatcctAAATACTTACTGCTAAACTGGCTGCACTTTGAGCACTATGCAACCTAATAACAAAGAATACTTCTTTATGTTTCTCCATAGTGGCAAAAATTTTCGCTGAGAGATCATTTCCTGTTTGTGGGGTATTagattttttactattttttctttgatttgCTTTAGATTTATTAGATTTCTTAGCTTTCTTTTGCCCTTTCTTTTTGCCATCTGGCCCTGTTTCAGAATCCTCCGACAATGAGAAAATCTGTAACAAAAAGTTGTATAGACCATGATTAGTTCTTTGTTATCTACCATCTCCAATAATACATCACTAAACTGTACTTACTGCATTAGCAGCGGCAGCTTCCGCAGCTTCCGCTTGTTtacgtttttcttcttcttcttgatCTAATTCCTTGATACTTTCTTCTAAAACATTCGGCCAAAAATCACCTTCAAAATACGGTAAGTCAGCTGCAGAAGTAAGTTTATCTTCCATCGCTTGTTTTAAAATGtcctgaaattaataaatagaaaaaattaatctccaatttttataatttttaaattgtaaatagaaacatttaactttaattatagTCTGCTAATCCtatgtttaaatttataagTTCAATGTAAACATTAGCTTCTACAGACATTACTTTTAGTCTCTTCTGACACCCAAGAATGACAATTAATTCTCAGGAAACACGTGAGACTGTATAAGATGTATTCAGATTAGTTATGTGTTAATACTAACTTTGTAATCGAGCACGATCCTTTCAACCATGCCTTTGTCTAACATTTTCTTATACCATTCTTGTAATCTTTTAGGCTTTGGAATCTTTTGTTCTTGCGGGTGGCAGTGAAAAATGTAGTCATCACCTTCAGAAGGAGGGCAAGCCCAAATATGAGCCATTGTATATCTATACGAAAAGAAAAGTTTGTAATGAGtattaataagtaataatattaataagtaataaaatttcaatttcaatgaaCAAAGTTCAATTTACCCTAATTGCTTTGCATAATCCAAGTATCCGAGAAGAATTTCGTGATATACTGCTGTTCTAAACTGTCTAGGCCGGAAAAAGTGTACAGAATCCAAATACGCAATATAAACTCTTCGAGTATTAGGTGGTGTACATTCACTACCATATTCTTGTACATGCATGCCAAAGAAACATACATCAGTCCCATCAACTTCTTCAAATGCAAACAAAGCTTTTGCTCTATACGGAAATTCACCAGGCATTTCTCCATTTTCTACAAATCGACTTCTCATTCCTGGTTTCACTTCGACAACTTTATCACTGGATGCTACAACTCTAATTGCAACTTCTCCAGCACcagcttcttttttctttaagaaATTGTTCACACGTGTTTCGATATAGGTACCTAATTTAGTAACCGGTAAACGTTTagcattaaatttattttctttacgttTTTGACCCTTTTTCTTCAAACAGTTATCACAAGTAAATCTACAAGCAAAAATCTAGTTATAAGAactacattatttatatttatttcataaggAAATGTTTTACTTACCCTAAAGGCCAAATTGATTCCATATGAAGCACGCATATCTGATGTACCTTTCTACCGCAATCTGTACATACAACAAAAGGCTCCAATTCCAAATGATCGTTCTTCATTTCCTGGAACTGTTCCTTTTTAATGGcactgtaataaaatataataatttaatttcatgtgtgtatatataatacagatatgtattatatatgtatatatataacaaatgttgatgatatatttatttcaaaacttACGTTTGTGGTTGCGTTGGATCGTCTCCTAATGTCACAGTATCACCAGGAATGTCGTTGAAACATTTCTGACAGAAGGTGTATCTGTCGGAAACAAGACCATATGCCTTTAGACTACTGTTCCAACCAATAGTGTTTAGATCCAAATTTCAATTCGTCAATGTCATGCGTGCATCATACGAAGATCAATTTTTTCACGCCCCAATCGATGTATCCAAATGTCGAGTATccaattttgataaatatttgtttgtatTTGCAATTATACACATGCAAGTAGTGTTTTGCCAATTGTAATATGTTTGGATCcgtttcattatatttttattattattttttattccaaaaattGTAGGAAGTCATCATTTCATTTAATgaacatatttttttcattatttttcatttatcacaaatataatttgttttacatttatttatgttttcattttaaatgtCAGGTATCCAATTTCAATCGTCCAATTTCCAAGTATCAATTTTCGTGGCATGAAGTAGTAGAGTCAGAAAGAAGCAAGGGGCGCGGGCAACACAAGAAGCAAGCAGCAAACAAGGATTTGTGTGTGCGTGCGCAACCCATGGGTAGAGCGAAGGTAACATACAAAGAAGAGAAGAGTGCCATAGTTAGACaccatataatatatacataaattactTAGTTGCATATACTCAAGAGTATTTAACAAACGACTTCCTTtggttaaaaattcttttgcacattctaaattatttataaagcaaaatatatatttaaaaagcatCTAATTTTAAGGATGACTATAGATAGCTCTATATCCCTTAAGTATAtgcgtaataaaatttcaacttcATATGTGCGAACGTTACGAAACAATGCATTCATTGACAAATGTTtcataattgtaataaaaaacgtaaaaaaaaaaacgtgttGGTCAGGAGACTGGCCTGTATCGACTGATATAACCGAAACAGGTTAATTAGCCTGCCAAGTTAATCTGGCGTATCCGATTAtagaacatttttctataaataaaaatgtaccaTGAAAGTCGAATGCGCCTAAAGGCAACTTGAACTTCGAAAACTTAACAGGTATAGCTAATGTCAGTAATCTTTGAAGACAGCTGGGAGCAACAGAAGTCATTAACAAGATATCTAATTATCTAAGTAAAGAAATTACTAAAGGGCAAGATGGAGATAAAACCTACTAACATATTCCCTTCATGCAGAGAGAGactattttttcaattattaaatgaattttcctGTTTTACATAGTTATTTGACTGAAACTTTTCCAAATTACTGACCTGTTTTGATAGGAGTAGTACTTTGCATCTCTTGGtattgtacaaagctgcttTCCATAACAACATAGTACTTGTGGATTGAATGTGTATTTTCTTCCACAGCAATATCCCAAGGCTTGCATTACAGGATCTATTTCTTGCTCAAAGACTTCAGAAAGCTAAAATCAATGAAAAGATTTGTAATTTGAAAGTCATTATCGATATCAGTACGTGCTGATTGGATGATTCAGAAATAaacatacctttgtacaataTCTGTAAACACGTGACGTTTTACGATTGTAAAGCCATGCGTTATCAAACATCATCCATACGTCATCCACATATTCCCATGGATCACTGTATTGCCCTGTATCTAGTTTTCTTTTGATCGTTGAAAGATCCATCGGTTTTTTAACAATATCAAAGTAATCAGGAATTCCCAATGCTTGAGGATCGACGGGTTGTCTAAATGGTATAGATTCTGGATCTTGGCGATAAAGTTTTTCTAATGTTGGCATCAATGCTTGCCGCAATTCATCTGGTTTGAATAAACACAACCGTTTCTTATCAGTTGACGTTCCACTTGGTTGTATCGGTTCAGGAACTAATGGTTTAATATCTGGCGTTGTTGTGTCTTGACTGGATATTGGTGTTACAGGTTCTTCCTTAATACTAATAGGTTCTTCTTTTACAATACTCTCACTAGATCCTTCCTCCATTGGTTCTGTTTTGATTTCAGTTTTAATAGACACCTCATTATTGACGCTTTTACCTCCATCCATTCTATGATTCTCAGAGCCATCTTCTGTTTTGATTTCCATTTTCATATTCTCTTCCTTAATAGAATCCAATTTTcccttattattattcattggTGGACTAGGAGAATTATCACGATCTAGAGCGGCTGTAATAGCCGCCATTTGCGAAGACATGGATGATGTTCTTGGTGCATTTAATGCAGCCCTCTCCTGAGATGTCATGCCTTTTCCAAGACTTGCAAGGCCGGCAGGAGACGGTGTAGTAGCAGGATGAGGTGGTGTCTGATTGGCGGAAGAAACTGTCTGATTTGGAGTCATTAATGAAGGAACCAGTGGCGTATTAGGTGTGGAAGTTGTAGATTGAGGTCCATTTGTCGTTGTTGCTGGGCCAGGACTAGGTCCACTAGAAGCAGGAGGTGGTATCGTTTGTGGAGTTGATGTACTGATGCCGTTATCGTTAGGTGTTGAAACCGAAAGAGGCCGGCCATTGTTGAATTGATTTTGCTGTTGATTGTTTTGTTGTTGCATACCGCTAAATGGTGACGGCGTTTGTGGCATTGAGGTTGTCGTAGCGTTTTGATTCGAAGTACTTGTTGGTTGTTGCGGCTGCGACTGACCTGATTGCTGTTGAGGCTGAGGTTGTGATGGcggctgctgctgttgttgctgctgatGTTGGTGCGCAATTGCTGCTTGAGCCTGTGCTAATCTAACTTTCATAATATCAGAATATTGATGTTGATTCTGTACAGGCGAACTGTTAGGTAAACCGGAAGTACCATTTGAGGTTGGGAATTGACTAGTTGTTGCAGACGTAGTAGTTGTTGTTAAACTTGATTGTGACATTTGTGGTTGTCCAAAAGGACTGAGACCAGGATTTGAAACGACGTTGGGATTAGAAGTTGATTGTCCATTTGGACTAGGACCAGGTGGGCCAACCAAAATTCCTgactgctgctgctgctgttgttgctgctgctgctgctgctgcattTGTTGTTGAACTTGAACTTGAGCCTGAGCTTGAGCTTGAGCCTGAGCCTGAGCTTGGGCCTGTGCTTGAGCCTGAGCTTGGACGTTCGCTTGGGACTGGACTTGTACTTGTTGCGTTTGTTGTTGTTGAGGAAACTGCATTCTATTGTGCGGAATGCCCATTGCAGGTAAATTTCCAAGTGTCATACTTGGCGAATGACTACGTAAACTAGGAGTAACTGTTCCAACTGGTCGTGATGGCGGAACGGTACCAACACCTGGAGGCGCGCATGGCCTTAAACCTGAGCCAGATGTTCCCGCAGGTTGtggttgttgttgctgctgggCTTGTaactgttgttgttgttgttcttTCCGCTTTTGTCGTTTTTCCTCTAATTCTTTTTGAATTTTGTAGATCTTTTCGGCAAGCAAATGATAATATTCTGATCTTGAATTCGCCATTTCGTACATGTCGCCTTCAACTTTCCTTGCATATGCAACAAGATTATGCATTCTTTTATCGAGCATAGCTTGTGGATCGGGAGTTGGAAATATTGCTTGAACCAATTTATGAACAAGATGATTTCTAAGATCTGGTGTTACAGTTTGATGCCAATCCTTTGATTCCTGCACCGATGTTGCTGTTACTTGACTTGGTTGAAGTCCAGCTGGAAGCTGAAGATTAGCTAACCTATTTTCACTTGGAACACTAAGTTGTCCTGAATCATTCAAACCAAATAGTTGCTGCATATTAACAGATTGTTGTATATTAGCGGCAGTCGCTGCAGCAGCAGGCGTGGGACCACTGGTAGGGGCTGTTTGATTACCAGCAACTCCGACTGTATTAGGATCAGAATTTAAAGGGAGAGAAACATTTGGAGCAACAACTTGTTGTCCGGCGCCAACTACAGATTGGCCAGGTGCATTTTGGGTTGGAGGTTGAGCTAATCTAACGTTTCCTATCGCACCGGGTGCTCCTTGCATGCTTGGTGTTGGCATTCTTCTAGTTACGCATTGAGCAACCAAACCGCCAGTTGTTGTAGTAGGACATGGAATACCCAACGCATCGTATGCTCTTCTCATTTCTGTTTGACTCGGATTTGGTTGACTATTTGGTTGTGTTGTAGAAGCTGTAGCAGCGtttgttgttttatttttgtttgcttGTTTCAAAGGTAAACACACAGGACAATCATTACGATTGCAATGTTTCCAGTGACTAATAATTTGTCTCGAAGAGCTACAGTGTGGCACTGTACAGCTTTTCCCTGCTTGACAACCAGTCATGTGAGtcaatacatttttcataGTTTTACAGTCTGGCAACGAACATTGCCAAACTTCACCGTTTGCTTGACTTTCGCGCCGTTGACATTTATGCGCATGAAGTAGAAGAACTAGTTGTTGCTGAATAAGTTTGCGTTTTTCTGGATCAGCAGTTGATTTTGTAGCACctagtaacataaatattacatagttaaatttcattaatggaataaatttacttaaaaatagaaacgaatAATTACCAGTTGGAGCACCAGTACCGGGTATTTGGCCCTGAGTAGCTTGTTGTGGTCCAGGTTGACCTCCACTTGGTGCACCAGACTGAGGTTGAGCTGGACTTGGAGCAGGTGGTTGAGCTTGTTGTGCCATGCCACCTTCTTGACCACCCACAACGTTTGTGGAGCCAATAGGACCTGCAGTTCCTCCAAATCTACTACCTTGCATGGCAGTCATGTTTGTTCCCACTCCTTTTGGTTGTGGTGTAACAACTCCAACAGGACTGTTAGTACATACAGTAACGCCAGGCCCCTGTCCACTAGCTGGAGATCctgattaaaaattgtatatttaaatatatcttaaaaCTTACCAACTACATATACAACTGCTATAATTACCATAACCATAAGGACTTGATGCACTTATTTGCCCCATATTTGGCATATTTGTCATATTTGGGGGTGCCTGGATTCTTGGACCTCCCTGACCAGGACCAACGATACCAACTTGATGTACTTGTTGATGTGGACTTTGACCCCTTGCTGGTCCAACCATATGAgcttgttgctgttgttgcatTGCTACAGTTCTAGTATTCATTATTCCAGGTCCATTTTGCATTTGAGCAACACCATGTGGCCCACTAGGATGATGAATTCCACCTTGTGTATTAGGGGCCATCATGGTTACCTAAACCATAGAATGTTTAGATTGTATATTCTATACAAAATActgttttcatatatatattgatcTCAGTATAACTCACAGTGTTTAAAGGTTGCTTATTCAAGCTGTTGGTTACAATTAAACTTCCACCTGCCATTCCACCCATATTGTTATTTCCACTAGCACTACTGGTCATAACAAGAGCAGAATTTATTCCACCTGGCATTGACATGGTAGGATTACTTCCAGCCATGCTCATTGACGATTGAAGGCCTCCCATCGAATTTGCAATGGACATTTGATTATTTGCCAAGGAACTGGCTATACTACTTGGTAAATTTCCCAGACTCACGACCATTTGTGGATCAACTACTTTAGAGACAGAAACATTTGGTGGAGATTGCATATTTGGACTTTTATTACCCAAAGTTCCAGCAGCCATTGCTAGAGAATTTGCAACCAAATTTTTGTTACCCTGTTTCAAAAAAGATCAAAATTAAACAGTGTTTCTtgtgtgtgtgagagagagggtgtatatgtatatatgtgtgtgcgtatatatatatacatacacacataatattcataacatataatttatatatacgaaCTTGTTGTTGTATTAGATGATGTGAaagttgttgttgctgtacaTGTTGTCTAAGTTCTGAATCAAGCGCACCATTTTGCTGCCCTGGGCCTGGGCCTGTTGCTGGTGGCTTAGCACTTTCAGTTGCAGAACCCCAAGACCCCGATGACAACAGATCATCAGGTAGATCATTTTCAAGATCAAACATATCTGTGTTTGTTATATAATctgagaataaaaatttgcattaGTAACAGCATTATGGTATATATGTTGCTGTGAAAGATACTGGTTACtacaaaagtaaaatatctAATTGTAGCCACTGAACCATGATATCAAGCATGTTGTATATCAAAACTGAAGATTTCCTTTAGGCTACAGAATTCATAGAAGAATTCGATATCACAACTGAATAATTACTTTTCTAGATAACcagtttagaaaattattgtcaGATTATGATATTAAATGTAACATATACCATAGAAACCAAAAAACCATTAGTAAATGATATAAAGATAAGATTCAGCACCGTCACCATAGCTTCTATCTAAAGATTTAATAGTAAAATCTTCGtactaccatataatgtaGTTGCTTGTTGTATAATATACCTGCATGTAAGTATACATGCACATATATGCATACATGAATACATTTTATGACATTTATGTACATATCACATTTTAAATTGCAGAAGCTTGTATTTGTTCAAATTATACTAGCCTACAGtgtttgaaaaatacatttgtcatataaaaatatctctttaACTTACTTGACTATCCATGATTGACCATACAACAACGGAGAAAAAAGGGGTCAAATgcaaatttaaacaaaaaatagaaaaagaaaataaaacaataagatTCTACACAAACTActgtaaatataaacaaacaaatacataaataaataagacatGAGACATACACTGTGTGAGCATAACTTAAAGGAGTTTATACTACagcagaataaaaatttcttcacAATAAAGACGTGCTAAACTACAAAAGCAGCAAAGCTACTGATGGCAAACTTTAGAGTAGACAGTCATGCGAAGAAATCATAGTCACTCTAAAGAGTATTTACAACTGTTTGTAAACGGAATGTTTTTTAATGttgtaacattaaaaaaaagtttctGAAACtcttacaaataatataaatcagtttatttcaattatgatATCAATTACctacaaagtataaaaacaATTATGTACAAAACATCATAGTTACCTACCTAACAACCTAGTTCAACTTTATCTCATTGAAGATATAAtcgcattttatttaaaaatttatacacaatatttaatacagtTTCATCCTAATATAAAGTTTTAGAGCTCTGTACATGTGTGTCGCATGTCCATATTACATTACCACTCAATGCTTGAAGCTCACAGcatatctatttatattttttttattatatgttaaattgaaacattttttttcctATAGTACTTAGAGTGATCCAATTTTTCTCCAGTAtcatataaaagaaacaaatctttctcaattataaggcaatatattacatttatttgttcttatattctatcatataagtaaaacttataaaaatataatcctCATGTTCATTGTGggttttacaaataataacaatCAATCAACTTTATTGAACCATAGTGA is part of the Bombus fervidus isolate BK054 chromosome 7, iyBomFerv1, whole genome shotgun sequence genome and harbors:
- the LOC139989406 gene encoding histone lysine acetyltransferase CREBBP isoform X4, giving the protein MADHLVDGPPNKRPKLGDPFQGTSDSAVGMAPLMMHHAYTNYGGGGSGNMQQMQGPPQQQLHLQQHQLQPHWNNHTIQKRNYITNTDMFDLENDLPDDLLSSGSWGSATESAKPPATGPGPGQQNGALDSELRQHVQQQQLSHHLIQQQGNKNLVANSLAMAAGTLGNKSPNMQSPPNVSVSKVVDPQMVVSLGNLPSSIASSLANNQMSIANSMGGLQSSMSMAGSNPTMSMPGGINSALVMTSSASGNNNMGGMAGGSLIVTNSLNKQPLNTVTMMAPNTQGGIHHPSGPHGVAQMQNGPGIMNTRTVAMQQQQQAHMVGPARGQSPHQQVHQVGIVGPGQGGPRIQAPPNMTNMPNMGQISASSPYGYGSPASGQGPGVTVCTNSPVGVVTPQPKGVGTNMTAMQGSRFGGTAGPIGSTNVVGGQEGGMAQQAQPPAPSPAQPQSGAPSGGQPGPQQATQGQIPGTGAPTGATKSTADPEKRKLIQQQLVLLLHAHKCQRRESQANGEVWQCSLPDCKTMKNVLTHMTGCQAGKSCTVPHCSSSRQIISHWKHCNRNDCPVCLPLKQANKNKTTNAATASTTQPNSQPNPSQTEMRRAYDALGIPCPTTTTGGLVAQCVTRRMPTPSMQGAPGAIGNVRLAQPPTQNAPGQSVVGAGQQVVAPNVSLPLNSDPNTVGVAGNQTAPTSGPTPAAAATAANIQQSVNMQQLFGLNDSGQLSVPSENRLANLQLPAGLQPSQVTATSVQESKDWHQTVTPDLRNHLVHKLVQAIFPTPDPQAMLDKRMHNLVAYARKVEGDMYEMANSRSEYYHLLAEKIYKIQKELEEKRQKRKEQQQQQLQAQQQQQPQPAGTSGSGLRPCAPPGVGTVPPSRPVGTVTPSLRSHSPSMTLGNLPAMGIPHNRMQFPQQQQTQQVQVQSQANVQAQAQAQAQAQAQAQAQAQAQVQVQQQMQQQQQQQQQQQQQSGILVGPPGPSPNGQSTSNPNVVSNPGLSPFGQPQMSQSSLTTTTTSATTSQFPTSNGTSGLPNSSPVQNQHQYSDIMKVRLAQAQAAIAHQHQQQQQQQPPSQPQPQQQSGQSQPQQPTSTSNQNATTTSMPQTPSPFSGMQQQNNQQQNQFNNGRPLSVSTPNDNGISTSTPQTIPPPASSGPSPGPATTTNGPQSTTSTPNTPLVPSLMTPNQTVSSANQTPPHPATTPSPAGLASLGKGMTSQERAALNAPRTSSMSSQMAAITAALDRDNSPSPPMNNNKGKLDSIKEENMKMEIKTEDGSENHRMDGGKSVNNEVSIKTEIKTEPMEEGSSESIVKEEPISIKEEPVTPISSQDTTTPDIKPLVPEPIQPSGTSTDKKRLCLFKPDELRQALMPTLEKLYRQDPESIPFRQPVDPQALGIPDYFDIVKKPMDLSTIKRKLDTGQYSDPWEYVDDVWMMFDNAWLYNRKTSRVYRYCTKLSEVFEQEIDPVMQALGYCCGRKYTFNPQVLCCYGKQLCTIPRDAKYYSYQNRYTFCQKCFNDIPGDTVTLGDDPTQPQTAIKKEQFQEMKNDHLELEPFVVCTDCGRKVHQICVLHMESIWPLGFTCDNCLKKKGQKRKENKFNAKRLPVTKLGTYIETRVNNFLKKKEAGAGEVAIRVVASSDKVVEVKPGMRSRFVENGEMPGEFPYRAKALFAFEEVDGTDVCFFGMHVQEYGSECTPPNTRRVYIAYLDSVHFFRPRQFRTAVYHEILLGYLDYAKQLGYTMAHIWACPPSEGDDYIFHCHPQEQKIPKPKRLQEWYKKMLDKGMVERIVLDYKDILKQAMEDKLTSAADLPYFEGDFWPNVLEESIKELDQEEEEKRKQAEAAEAAAANAIFSLSEDSETGPDGKKKGQKKAKKSNKSKANQRKNSKKSNTPQTGNDLSAKIFATMEKHKEVFFVIRLHSAQSAASLAPIQDPDPVINCDLMDGRDAFLTMARERHYEFSSLRRAKFSSMSMLYELHNQGQDKFVYTCNNCKSHVETRYHCTVCDDFDLCISCKEKDGHPHHMEKLGLDLDDGSSPADAKQANPQEARKLSIQRCIQSLVHACQCRDANCRLTSCQKMKRVVTHTKVCKRKTNGGCPICKQLIALCCYHAKHCQETKCLVPFCSNIKHKLKQQQLQQRLQQAQLLRRRMAAMNSRPTGPVGAMQSGQQSSNVTMTTGVAMKPGVSPTNLPSPHQPGIGLKPGTQTPPAHVLQVVKQVQEEAARQQVPHGYGKVTPGGGVGGGVGVGGQTGGVMPPPPMQRPMPVQMPNPGGTHLIPMDQWTASRYQPSALMQQNPGLRQQTPQQLMQQQQQHQGQPAIAMGGQMPRQAGVLGGPVNQIGPQSSMHKHVLHQLMQTLKNPHTPEQQNQILQILKSNPPIMAAFIKQRALALNQQQSGQYGGGVGGPLGPNQPQQQPALQHIMSQQQQQQQQQQQQQHQQQQQQQGRMQIQAMLNQQQQQQQQQQQQQQQQQQQQQQQQQQQPVQQQPQWYKQQMLVLQRHHPSQPQQHPQQQQQQQQQQFTQPPAPPYGQQRPIRPPLLGKNYFILEKTRFVEPLGSWSNACHDSAYSSPGYGGFNEQGYGQPGLKPTPPPVPSPQGVMGPPGISVQQQLMQSVRSPPPIRSPQPNPSPRPVPSPRNQPVPSPRSGPVPSPHHHPPHGTPTHSPAHELGGPSEMMLSQLSGGTGAPTGHPGTMPHHPSPAPPPTSGTDSSEVTPMTPQDQLSKFVEGL